Genomic DNA from Bacteroidetes Order II. bacterium:
AACCTGTTTCGTCTGGAATATCCAACAAGCTCTTGCGTTGCCCGGCAGGAGCACCGCCACCAACACCCATTTCCAATTTAAATTGGTTCACAATCTCGGAGGCACGGATGCTTTGGGCATCTTCTTCGATCTTCATGGCTTGCGTATCAATGGAGTCTAAAGCAATCTCCATACGAGCTTCCGACTTTGCGGTTTGCTCATTGATCTTTTGGATCATCTCATCGTGTGTGGCAGAAATACCACCGACTTCAAATTGTTCGAGGGTATCGGCCACTTTTGCTTGCCATTGGGCCCGTTCGTGGGCGCGCAGTGCTTCTTTGGCCTCCTGAATTTTGCGGTCTTTTTCCCGCATAAAGGCTTTTTTCACCTGAAGCGCTTTGTCGTAGGCAGCGGCGGCGAACTGTAATTGCTCTTTCGCAGATCCAAGCGACGCCTTTACCTGTTCGTACCGGATGGCGTATTGCTGTGCAATATCTTCGCGGTTAGCCTGAATGCCCGCCTTTATCTTAGAGGTCAAATCGGCCAGTTCGGCTTCATACTTGGCCACTTCTTTTTGGAGCAACATCACATTGGCCTTTACCGTGGCAATATTTTCATTCATCTTCGGAACCTGATCATTCAGTTCCCGAATATTCTCTTCAAGGATTAGTTTTGGATCTTCGATGGTAGAGACCAATCCGCCAAAGAGGGATTTAACTGCACGGACAAATCGTTTCCAGATGGACATAATACATTTCGGTTTAGAGGTTTTGATCGTAAGGCAATCCTACGCACTTATTAGGGCTTGGATACGCAAAACGCTTATGAAGTTTCAAATAAAGTGCAAGATAAACATTCAGGCCACCATTCCCCAAGGATTATTCTACCCTAAATGCCAAATTTATACGGTGTTTACCCAAGCCGCTTCAACCAGCCTGTTTTCCTGTTACCCGTTGCATGAGCAAAGGGGCCGATGCAGGCATTTCTTCGCCAAAACGATAGGCCGAGACTACGGCATGTTGTAGCGACGATACATCGTCTGCTTTGTGGGTGTATAAGGTTGCCAACCGCGTTCCGGGATGTACTGCGCTGCCAGGCTTACAATGTAGATAAATACCAGCACCTGGATCTACCGGATCCTCTTTTTTCATCCTCCCTGCGCCTGTCAACACAGCCGTTTTCCCAATGGTTAAGGCATCCACCTCTTGGACATAGCCCACAACGGTATCCGACGCATATATGTCATAGGCTGGTGCGAGATTAGGATACGTATTGGTATCCTCTAATACACGCGGATCACCGCCTTGTGCGTCAACAATTTTCAATAATTTATCAAATGCCTTGCCATTTATTACTACTTCTTGCGCCATTTCGCGCCCCACTTCTGGGGTTTCGGCTACGCCACCCAAACACAACATCTCGCCTGCCAAAGCATACGTCAGTTCCATGACTTCTGGCACATTTTCCCCTTTCAGACACCGAACGGACTCTTCCACTTCCAGCCAGTTTCCTACTGCTTGCCCCAGTGGTGCATTCATATTGGTGATCCACCCAACGGTTGGTTTGCCAAAAGCTTCACCAATTTCCACCAATGTTTGGGCCAGCTTTTGGGCCTCTGGCTCGGTTTGCATAAAAGCACCCCGTCCACATTTTACATCCAATACCAAGGCGTCAATCCCCTCTGCCAGTTTTTTGGACATAATAGAAGAGGCAATAAATGGGATAAACGGTACGGTGGCCGTTACATCCCGAAGGGCATAGAGTTTGCGGTCTGCGGGTGCAATTTCTGGCGTTTGCCCGATCAAAACCAAGCCATTTTGTTGTAATTGTTCGCGATATTCCGAGATACTTAGGTTTACCTTAAAGCCGGGAATGGATTCTAATTTATCTAAGGTTCCACCCGAATGCCCCAAACCACGGCCAGAAATCATGGGAACGGGCACGCCGCACGCCGCCACAATGGGCGCAAGCGGCAACGAGATTTTGTCTCCTACCCCACCCGTAGAATGTTTATCCACCTTGATGCCCGGTAAATCACTTAAATCAAGCACTTCGCCGGAATACAACATCGCTCGCGTGAGGGTTTGGGTTTCGGCATCGCTCATGCCCCGAATAAAAGCGGCCATCAGAAAAGCGCTCATCTGGTAGTCCGTAACATCTCCATTCGTGTATGCCGCCACCAACCACTGGATGGCTTCATCGTTCAGGGTGGCTCCGTCACGTTTTGCGGTCAGGATGTCAATAATATTGAGGTGCATGATGCAAATAGGTTAAGGTTCGTCGTCAACACAAATTGCTTAAAACAGCGAATAAATAAAAGGCGCCAAAGCCGAGCCATTCGCCAGAACGATTAACAGGCTCAGCAAAACCAAGACCACAACAATGGGAACCAACCAATATTTTTTCCGGACTTTCAAAAAGTCCCAAAAGGCGAGAAGTATGCTTGTTTTGGCCATAAACAAAAATAAGAGGGTTGTTTAAAGTGGTAAGTTACGAAAATTTATGACCGCTATTTAGCCTGAATGTGTTTTGTGGCGTAACTTCGCCAATCAGCAGGCGTACTTTTTAAAATTATGCCTCCATATCACCCAATCTGAATCATATGCGTTTCATCAATGAAGTGTGGGAAGGTCTTCGGATTGCTTTCTTGGCCATTCGGAACAATAAATTGCGTTCTGGCCTCACCACCTTGGGCATTATTATCGGGATTGTGATGGTCACTTCTATGTTTACGGTGATCAATGGCATAGAACGATCGTTCGACAACAGTGTTTCTATGCTTGGAAACGATGTATTGCGGGTTCAACGGTTTCCATGGGGCGCCCAGCCTGGCGATTGGTGGAAATACATCAACCGCCCCAACATAGAGCCGGAACTTGCCGAGACCATTCACAACCGCTCTTCCTATGCAAAAGCCGTTGCCCCGGTAGCCTTTTATGTTTCTAATGTAAAATATAAAAGCAACCAGATCAAAGGGGTTTTTATGCAGGCTTCCACCCCAGCATATAGCGAGATTAACCAAATTAAGTTAGACAGTGGGCGCTTCTATACCGAGGAAGACAACCGAACCGCACGAAATGTGTGTGTATTAGGGGTTGATGTCTTGGAAGCACTTTTCCCCAACGAGCAGCCTTTGGGCAAGAAAATCAAATTAATTTCGCAGTCTTTCCAGCAAACGGGGCCGGGTGGCATGGGCATACAAATGAAAGAAAGCCAACAGCATTGCGAAGTAATTGGCGTGCTTGCGAAGCAAGGGAAATTCTTAGGGCTTTTTTCGTTCGATACCCAAATTCAGATGCCGTATAACACGATGAAGAAAGTGTTTGGCATCAATAAACAAGGACTTCAGGTACAAGTGCGGGTGGATTTGGCCGAGATGGACGCCGCCCAAGACGAATTAACGGGCATTATTCGTGCATCCCGCAAAGTTAAACCGGGGGATGCCGATAATTTTGCCATTAACCGCCAAGAAGCCTTTCGACAACAATTTGATGGCATTAAGGCCGTCATTTATTCCGTTGGGATTTTTCTTACAGCTTTGTCCTTGCTTGTTGGTGGAATTGGTGTGATGAACATCATGTTTGTCTCCGTAAAAGAACGTACCAAAGAAATTGGCATCCGAAAGGCCATTGGCGCGCCAAACCGGGCTATTCTGGGCCAATTTTTGTTTGAAGCAGTGGTGATTTGTGTGTTTGGTGGGCTTATTGGAATCGTCCTCTCCTTCGGTGTAACGGCTTTTATTAATACCCTGTTTACCGCGGTAATGTCGGTGGGGACGGTTGTCTTGGCTTTTAGCATTTGTGTTTTGGTAGGCATTATCTTTGGTTTTATTCCAGCATGGTCTGCTGCTAACGCCAACCCGATCGAAGCATTACGCTACGAATAATTTTTTCCACACAGCTATGAATCTTGAATTTATCAAAATGGCCTGGGGGGCGATCATCGCGAACAAATTGCGATCTGCCCTCACGTTATTAGGGATGGTGATTGGTGTCTTTTCGGTGATTGCCTCGGTTACGGCAGTTTCGGCCATAGACTCCAGTTTTAATACCACGATAGATTTTTTGGGGTCATCTACCTTTACCCTTCAGAAGTTTCCCGGCGTCCAGTTTGGGCCGAGTGACGAGCGTATTCGGAATCGAAAAAACCTGACCTACGACCAAATGCTGCAATTACGCCGCCGGAGTACGTTGGCCACCTCGGTAAGTGCAGCGGGTTTTTTCCCGACCGTTCAATTACGTTACAAAGACCGAAAAACCAATCCTAACGTACAATTGCAAGGCTCGGATGAACACTGGGCAGTGAACAACAGCTACGAACTTGGTTCTGGACGTTTTTTAACCGATGGAGATGTACAATACGGCCGCCCCGTAGTAGTCTTGGGGACAGAAGTCGTAAGCAAGCTCTTCGAAACAGAAACCCCGATCGGTAAAGACATTTTGGTAGGCGGACATCGGATGACGGTGATAGGCGTACTCAAGCAAAAAGGACAGAGTTTCGGTCAAAGCCAAGACAACTTAGTTGTGGCCCCTATTACCACTCTTTTTGTGCAATATGGCGATCCAGATCAGAACATAGACATTCTTGTTCGGGCCAAAAACGTGGAAATTCTGGCTGAAAGCATTGACGAAAGTATTGGTATTTTTCGGGCCGTTCGCCGTTTGGATGCCAAAGAAGACAATGACTTTGAAGTGATTACCAACGACTCGGTGGTGGAAACGTTTACGGGTTTTACGGCTTATCTGACCTTGGGCGGCGCGGGTATTGGTTTGATTGCGCTCTTGGCTGCAGGGATTGGCATTATGAATATCATGTTGGTCTCGGTAACGGAGCGCACGCGGGAAATTGGCATTCGGAAATCCATTGGGGCCAAAAAAGGCGATATTTTACGTCAATTTTTGTATGAAGCGGTGTTCTTGTGTCAAATTGGCGGCGTATTGGGAATTTTAATGGGCATCGGAACGGGCAATATTTTATCGCTCATGTGGGAGACGCCACTTGTTGTACCCTGGGGCTGGGCGTTTGGCGCAGTAGCAGGTGTCACGGCCATCGCCTTGATATTTGGCGTTTATCCTGCTTGGAAGGCTGCAAATCTGAGGCCCATAGATGCCTTACGCTACGAATAAATGGCCGTATTTGATCGAATTTACCAAAAAACATGATTTCTCCCAAACAACGGGCTGGCGAAGCGGCTGCCGCTTTGATAGTAGATGGAATGAACGTGGGGCTTGGAACAGGCTCCACGACGGCTTTTGCAATTGAAGCCCTTGGGCAGCGCATTCGTGAAGAAGGCTTACGGATTCGCGGTGTACCTACCTCTTTTTTTGCTGAACGTCTCGCTCGGCAATCGGGCATTCCGCTTATCAGTTTAGACGAAATCGCCACCTTAGACTTGGCCTTCGACGGAGCCGACGAGGTGGATCCGGCGTTTAACCTGATTAAAGGACGCGGCGCGGCGCATACCCGCGAAAAAGTGGTGGCCGCACAAGCCAAACGCTTTGTGGTCTTGGTAGATGACTCCAAAATGGTCGAGAAATTGGGTCTCAAGATGCCGCTTCCAATAGAGGTACTGCCCATGGCGCTTGGCCCCATAACAAGGGCATTAGAAAACATGGGCGCGCTCCCCGAATTGCGCATGGGACTACGAAAAGATGGCCCGGTGGTGAGCGACCAAGGGTTTTGGGTGGTGGACGCGATATTTCCGGAGGGGCTGCCTGAATTAGACATGCTCAACCAAACCCTACTCCAAATGCCGGGTATTTTAGATCACGGCCTGTTCCTGCATATGGCCACCGATGTGCTCATCGGCCACGAGAATGGTCAACTTTCGCACCAAAAGCGCCCCGTATAGCCTTTTCAACTTCTAAGGCATTGGTGAATTATACCAAGACCTCTTGCTCGTGATTTCCTTATAAGTTAACTTTTTAATACACCCATACAACCCAGTAGTAATAATTAATGTGTCTAAAAAATTCAGCCTCGAAGCGATCCTGATAGCAGAAGGACGCGGAAACGCTCTTTTATACCATCCGTTTCGAAAACGAATCTTTGTCTGAGTTCGGCAAATTTTTAGACCACGATGAGAACCAGCAGGAGCCAGAGTTTGAAGCACTTATTGAGCCACTGTTTTATCTGTGCGAACAGCGTTCTTTTTCTTCCCAGTTCTTCAAAAAAGAAAAATATGCCCCGCCTACTTGTGCGTTTTTCTATTCAGGGCAGCTACGGTTATATGGTTGTTTGTACGGAAGCGAGATTTTTGTGGCAGGTAACGAGGACATTAAAAACACCCCGACCATCCAACAAGACCCACAATTAAACACTTGCTACGAAGACATAAAAATAGTTGAGGAAAGCATAGACCTCGAAATAATCGAAAAGCGTAGCATTAAGGTTGGTGTTGCAGGATTTATAGACCTACAAACCAACCAACGCATCACTTATCGGCCCTTCAATTTGGATCAAGACGACTGAGACCCTCAAAAAAGTTCAGGCCATCCGTAGCACAATTCCAACATGGAACAAACGTTGGATGCGCAAAAGCATAGACATCGCCCTCCAAATCCAAGACATCCTACAACGGAAAGGTTGGACACAAAAGGAATTGGCAGCACATACGGAGCAACGCCCTTCTTTCATTAGTCGTATTTTGGCTGGAAAAACCAATATGACCTTGCAAACCATTGCCCGTATCGAGGACGCACTGGGCGAGAATCTTTTGGTGGTTCCTAAGTATGTACATGAAAGCAAAACGATGCCATTCTACCAAAGTGAGTTTCCCTACTCACCAGCCAATCAGCCCAGAACCATCGCACAAGATTATCCGCAACGTTGGCGGTCAATTCTAAACGTCCATGATTTGTCGGACGCGCACCACCAAACGTTGTCTTATGCCCCAACAACATTGGGTGTCCAAAAGCCGCACTTTTCATCTCATACACAAAAGACTACCCCATGGATCGCCTCGCCTAATTAGTGTCATTCAGTTAGAAGAATATATTGTAGAGCAACCCCTCTATTCGCTTGATGAGCAAATAGAAACAAACTTGCACGTGGGTTTCTATCTTGAATACTTGCAGCCTTTTTCGGATGCAGAAGCCAGAGGAAAAGTCCACTTTGGGGTACAAATAACATCCGAGGCTTCCGAAATGCCTAACTTCGAGTGTAGGGTATTGGGTACATTTGTTTTATTGGAGCCAGATGCTTATAATCAGATTCCTTCTTTTGACCAAATGTTTCTGCATACTGTCTTTAGCATCCTCTATGGGATCATTCGGGCACTGGCTATACAAGTATCGGCAACCGCTCCTAAGGGGAAATTGATGCTCCCACTTGTTGATCCTACAAGCATTGTACAAGATTACCTTTCTAAAAACACCTCATTCACAGATTAACATCCTTTATAAAATTTTTCATTCTTGGTGTTTATTACCTCGGCAACCAACCAAAAGTGGTTTGTTAGCAAAGTTTTGGTTTTTGCAACTGACATCGTCCCCTTTTCACGGACACAGCGTTAAGTTAGAAAAGTAGCGTTCCTCAAACTTGTCGGGGCGAAGATACCCCAGTGCCGAATGCCTCCTTTTCGGGTTGTAGGAGCAGGCGATGTAACGGTACTCTTCCAGTTGTACAACACCTGTTCGCTCACACCGAGCAGTTCGGCCACTTCTTTTACGACCTTGCCGCTTTGCAGCATCCGCACTGCTTCTTGTTTGAACGTCCTGTCATACTTGCGCCGCAACCGGTTCGCACTTGCAGGACTTACTTGTTGTTCTTGTTTCTTCATGACACAATATTAAGTTAGGTCTGTGTCCGGCTAAATTAGACCACCTCAAGGGGAAACCGGTCTAAATGATGTAGATGCCCCTGCAAACACGGCATCTTGGTCTGTTAGCATATATCATCAAGCAGGTACGGGCTATGGAAAGAATTCTTTACAGACCCTTGCCATTTCTGGTACAGGTGTGTATGTTCTGTCCAAATTCTTCTTTACAGATGCAAATAAATCCACATGTCTGGTTTTGGGTGTGAACAATGTGGCGCCAATCTCAAATTCCAGCCCGGAACCACCGCGCTGAAGTGTCCGTATTGTGGTTACCTCAATCCAGTTCCAGAAATAGCGTCCAGTGGTATTCGAGAACACGATTACCGAGACTTTTTGGAACAGGCGCAAGCAGGCGAACAACTCGTCGAGGTGCTGACAGTGAAATGCCCTTCCTGTGCAGCAGAAACCACCTTCGATCCCAATATATCCTCTTCAAGTTGCCCGTTTTGCGGCACAGGATTGGTTCAGACCACACAGTCGCAAAAACAAATAAAACCAGAGGCGGTTCTACCCTTTCAGGTGGCCCGTAAGGAGGCATTAGGCGCCTTTCGTAATTGGCTGGGGAGTTTGTGGTTTGCCCCCAATAAACTGCAAAAAGCAGCACGACACGAAGAAGACTTGAATGGTGTGTATTTGCCTTTTTGGACTTACGACACGCAAACCACAACCCACTATACGGGTCGTCGAGGTAAGTACTATTATGAGACACAATATGTGACTGTGCGTGATAGCAATGGCAATACCCGACAAGAAGCCAGACAGGTACAAAAAATTCATTGGTATCCGGCCTCAGGAACGGTTTTTAATGTGTTTGACGACGTCTTGGTCTGTGCTTCGGACGCACTGCCCGTTCATTATACGGAAAACCTCGAACCTTGGGACCTAAGCGCGTTAATCCCTTATCAGGATGCCTTTTTACAAGGGTTTCGGGCAGAAAGCTATCATATTCCTTTGGAGAAAGGGTTTGAACAGGCCAAGCGCAGGATGCACCCCATCATAGAAGCCACCATTTGTCGGGACATCGGTGGAGATGTACAAGACGTTACGAGCACGCAAACACAGTATCAGAACATTACGTTTAAACACATCTTGCTTCCATTATGGATCAGTGCTTACCGATATTCGGGCCGGGTCTATCGGTTTGTTGTCAATGGGCGTTCTGGCGAGGTGAAAGGCGAGCGACCGTATAGCTGGGTGAAAGTCGCCTTCGCTATTATTGCATGTGTCTTATTTGCAACCCTTTTATACTTTCTTTTCTCTTACCGCTAAGACCGAAGCAGGTGTGATGCAACACATGCCGTGTTTGGTATCTATTTTGCCGCAATGCCAGTTTAAAATAAACTATTTTTCAAGCCTGGCGTGGATTGGCAAGACTTTTGTACAGAATCATCCAGAGCTATCTTCAGGCACTATACTCGTTACATTCAAACAGCATCGTCATGCGTGTTAAGACTTACATTATTTCGGCATTTTTGCTATTTATGGGCTTCCCTACATCGGTTTTGGCTCAAAGCAATCCATACCGTGGCAGTCAGGCATATTTGGGCCTCTCTGGCGGAGTTTATGGGTATCAAGGACGCATTGATCTCGAAAACGCGGTCAATACGGCAACCGCCTCCAAGTGGTACCCCGGAGCAGCTATCCATGCCTCTTTTCCGATCCGGCCCAATGCCGTGTATTTTCGGGGCGTCGTGGGTGCATCCAATTTTTCGGGCGATACCCAATTTTCATACGCCCAAAACGCATTTGGTGCTAAACCCGTTGTTTGGTTAGAATCTCAGGCCGTTTTCCCGATTCTCCGCAATGGGGGAATGGTGTTGCCTTATCTTTTTGGGGGCTTTGGGGCCTTTGTCGCCGATCCTTTCGAGGGATTCCGGAAAAACACCGAAGTCCCTGGGGCTGGCAATAATAAGCCAGATCGCTCCGCTTTTTCTTTTCCAGTAGCAGGCCTCGGGGTGGATTTCGCCCTATCCAAAAAAATGTCGGTTTTTGTGGAAGGAACCTACCGCTATCACTGGAATTTCTTGGTGAAAAGCCCCAGTCATCCGTTCAGTACTTCCTTTATAGCAGGTGGACTTCGCTTCGGATTACCCAGTCGAGGACTGGGCGTGGCTACCGATCAAACGCCACCCGAAATTCCACAGCCCCGTGAAATTCCCGTTTACGACCCGCCTGCCGCCGAAGTACCGCAACCTCCAGCCCCTCAGGGCTGTACCCTGTCGGTTTTAAATAGTGTCAATTTTAATTATAACAAAGATGAATTGGACGCTGCTGCAAGGTCTTTGCTTGATGAAAACATCGCAGAACTTAACCGCTCAGCTACATGTTGTGTACGAATCTTGGGCTATACCGACGAAGCAACCTCGCCAGCAAACGCCCTGCGGATTTCCGAAAGCCGCGCACGAAAAGTGTATGACTATTACGTGTCTAAAGGGATAGACCCGTCTCGACTCCGCATGGCCGCAATGGGAGAGGCACAGCCAAACTGCAATAAATCCGATCCTGGAAAGGGTTGTCGTTTTAATCGTCGGGTGGAGTCCAAGCCCGTGGACTGTAGCAATTTGGGGCAATAGGATTGTTCAATATCGTACGTCTTTGAAGCCGGGACTCTTTGGGTTCCGGCTTTTTGGGTTTATGAAAAGGGTT
This window encodes:
- a CDS encoding PspA/IM30 family protein encodes the protein MSIWKRFVRAVKSLFGGLVSTIEDPKLILEENIRELNDQVPKMNENIATVKANVMLLQKEVAKYEAELADLTSKIKAGIQANREDIAQQYAIRYEQVKASLGSAKEQLQFAAAAYDKALQVKKAFMREKDRKIQEAKEALRAHERAQWQAKVADTLEQFEVGGISATHDEMIQKINEQTAKSEARMEIALDSIDTQAMKIEEDAQSIRASEIVNQFKLEMGVGGGAPAGQRKSLLDIPDETGSSGGSSASRTREGV
- a CDS encoding thymidine phosphorylase → MHLNIIDILTAKRDGATLNDEAIQWLVAAYTNGDVTDYQMSAFLMAAFIRGMSDAETQTLTRAMLYSGEVLDLSDLPGIKVDKHSTGGVGDKISLPLAPIVAACGVPVPMISGRGLGHSGGTLDKLESIPGFKVNLSISEYREQLQQNGLVLIGQTPEIAPADRKLYALRDVTATVPFIPFIASSIMSKKLAEGIDALVLDVKCGRGAFMQTEPEAQKLAQTLVEIGEAFGKPTVGWITNMNAPLGQAVGNWLEVEESVRCLKGENVPEVMELTYALAGEMLCLGGVAETPEVGREMAQEVVINGKAFDKLLKIVDAQGGDPRVLEDTNTYPNLAPAYDIYASDTVVGYVQEVDALTIGKTAVLTGAGRMKKEDPVDPGAGIYLHCKPGSAVHPGTRLATLYTHKADDVSSLQHAVVSAYRFGEEMPASAPLLMQRVTGKQAG
- a CDS encoding ABC transporter permease; this translates as MRFINEVWEGLRIAFLAIRNNKLRSGLTTLGIIIGIVMVTSMFTVINGIERSFDNSVSMLGNDVLRVQRFPWGAQPGDWWKYINRPNIEPELAETIHNRSSYAKAVAPVAFYVSNVKYKSNQIKGVFMQASTPAYSEINQIKLDSGRFYTEEDNRTARNVCVLGVDVLEALFPNEQPLGKKIKLISQSFQQTGPGGMGIQMKESQQHCEVIGVLAKQGKFLGLFSFDTQIQMPYNTMKKVFGINKQGLQVQVRVDLAEMDAAQDELTGIIRASRKVKPGDADNFAINRQEAFRQQFDGIKAVIYSVGIFLTALSLLVGGIGVMNIMFVSVKERTKEIGIRKAIGAPNRAILGQFLFEAVVICVFGGLIGIVLSFGVTAFINTLFTAVMSVGTVVLAFSICVLVGIIFGFIPAWSAANANPIEALRYE
- a CDS encoding ABC transporter permease, whose amino-acid sequence is MNLEFIKMAWGAIIANKLRSALTLLGMVIGVFSVIASVTAVSAIDSSFNTTIDFLGSSTFTLQKFPGVQFGPSDERIRNRKNLTYDQMLQLRRRSTLATSVSAAGFFPTVQLRYKDRKTNPNVQLQGSDEHWAVNNSYELGSGRFLTDGDVQYGRPVVVLGTEVVSKLFETETPIGKDILVGGHRMTVIGVLKQKGQSFGQSQDNLVVAPITTLFVQYGDPDQNIDILVRAKNVEILAESIDESIGIFRAVRRLDAKEDNDFEVITNDSVVETFTGFTAYLTLGGAGIGLIALLAAGIGIMNIMLVSVTERTREIGIRKSIGAKKGDILRQFLYEAVFLCQIGGVLGILMGIGTGNILSLMWETPLVVPWGWAFGAVAGVTAIALIFGVYPAWKAANLRPIDALRYE
- the rpiA gene encoding ribose 5-phosphate isomerase A; amino-acid sequence: MISPKQRAGEAAAALIVDGMNVGLGTGSTTAFAIEALGQRIREEGLRIRGVPTSFFAERLARQSGIPLISLDEIATLDLAFDGADEVDPAFNLIKGRGAAHTREKVVAAQAKRFVVLVDDSKMVEKLGLKMPLPIEVLPMALGPITRALENMGALPELRMGLRKDGPVVSDQGFWVVDAIFPEGLPELDMLNQTLLQMPGILDHGLFLHMATDVLIGHENGQLSHQKRPV
- a CDS encoding helix-turn-helix transcriptional regulator, producing the protein MRKSIDIALQIQDILQRKGWTQKELAAHTEQRPSFISRILAGKTNMTLQTIARIEDALGENLLVVPKYVHESKTMPFYQSEFPYSPANQPRTIAQDYPQRWRSILNVHDLSDAHHQTLSYAPTTLGVQKPHFSSHTQKTTPWIASPN
- a CDS encoding transposase is translated as MKKQEQQVSPASANRLRRKYDRTFKQEAVRMLQSGKVVKEVAELLGVSEQVLYNWKSTVTSPAPTTRKGGIRHWGIFAPTSLRNATFLT
- a CDS encoding OmpA family protein gives rise to the protein MRVKTYIISAFLLFMGFPTSVLAQSNPYRGSQAYLGLSGGVYGYQGRIDLENAVNTATASKWYPGAAIHASFPIRPNAVYFRGVVGASNFSGDTQFSYAQNAFGAKPVVWLESQAVFPILRNGGMVLPYLFGGFGAFVADPFEGFRKNTEVPGAGNNKPDRSAFSFPVAGLGVDFALSKKMSVFVEGTYRYHWNFLVKSPSHPFSTSFIAGGLRFGLPSRGLGVATDQTPPEIPQPREIPVYDPPAAEVPQPPAPQGCTLSVLNSVNFNYNKDELDAAARSLLDENIAELNRSATCCVRILGYTDEATSPANALRISESRARKVYDYYVSKGIDPSRLRMAAMGEAQPNCNKSDPGKGCRFNRRVESKPVDCSNLGQ